The genome window CTGCGGGCTGATAGAGTCGCCGACGGTGTATATCCACCCGCTGGAGTGGCGCAATCGGTAGCGCAACGGTCTTGTAAACCGTAGGTTGCGAGTTCAAGTCTCGTCTCCAGCTCAAATCCCCAGGTCAGAGGGTGTCCAGTCCTCCGCTTGGGGCTCATAACTACCCGTCCCGCACGAATTGCTCACGGTTTGGACTCACGTTTTAGCGTGGGCAGGGCTCCCAGAGACTCCACATCCACCAGTTCGGGGCGGGCGATGTAGTACTGCTCGGTGACAGCGGTACTGCTGTGCCCCAGGAAGCGGGATGCCGTGTACCGGTCCTGCCCCGCATGGGTGAGTCGGGTGCCGATGGTCTTCCGGAAATTGTGCGGTGTGATGTCCTGGATCTCGGGTGGACCATGCTTCCGTGCAGCCCTCAGTAGGTCCTCGATGTTCTTGACCGTCTGGTACGTCCCTGCTGCCGAGGGGAAGCACATCTCAGCCCCGTACTGCCTCTTGTGGAAATGTGCCCTGGCCAGCGCAGATGCTGCAACTTCCCCGACCCTGATGGTCCGGTATCCACCGGCTGTTTTCGTCCATGGCTGCCTCGTCCCATCATCTTCGGTGATGGTGCCGCAGACAGTCACCGCCCCGGTCACGAGGTTCACGTCCTCCCACCGCAGGGCCAGGACTTCCCCGATCCTCATCCCGGAGCCGATGCAGGTGTCCACGATCTCCAGGAGCAACTGCCCACGCGGAGGGCCGTACTGATTACCCCCGACCCACCCCCGCACTGCGTCCCGGTAGGCCACGATCTCCTCGTCAGACAGTGCCCTGACCAGTGCTTTCTCGGACCTGCGCTTCTTCGGCAGTACTGTCTCGGCCACGGGAGAGGCAGG of Corynebacterium terpenotabidum Y-11 contains these proteins:
- a CDS encoding tyrosine-type recombinase/integrase, coding for MAETVLPKKRRSEKALVRALSDEEIVAYRDAVRGWVGGNQYGPPRGQLLLEIVDTCIGSGMRIGEVLALRWEDVNLVTGAVTVCGTITEDDGTRQPWTKTAGGYRTIRVGEVAASALARAHFHKRQYGAEMCFPSAAGTYQTVKNIEDLLRAARKHGPPEIQDITPHNFRKTIGTRLTHAGQDRYTASRFLGHSSTAVTEQYYIARPELVDVESLGALPTLKRESKP